A genomic stretch from Edaphobacter aggregans includes:
- a CDS encoding LysR family transcriptional regulator: MEAAIALAEELNFSRAAHRLHISQPALTKQIAELESRLGFSLFERDHQSVAVNEAGRAYVQEARMSVFHSERAVQAARAALNNAEVVLRVGRSPYGDPFLTSTLLSVRLPLFPQLKVELTSGFSCDLVHDVLSGRVDLALVTEPPESPMLTMTKVDEAPLYIALLEENELAKLPQLSMSDLNHENWIIFGRSVHPPLYDRILRFASDLAIRPRDMNHIMVPEEAYQLIAEKNGVALLSKTGALKNARDGVTIRPLVEQRLILKTFLASRVDNQSKLTSEIVRAFGRKMRTLDGDPQLNLPISA, translated from the coding sequence ATGGAAGCAGCAATCGCCCTGGCAGAGGAGTTAAATTTTTCCCGCGCCGCACATCGTCTGCATATCAGCCAACCCGCTCTCACAAAACAAATCGCAGAACTCGAGAGCCGACTCGGGTTTTCACTTTTCGAACGCGACCATCAATCGGTCGCGGTCAACGAGGCGGGTAGGGCTTATGTTCAGGAAGCGCGTATGTCGGTGTTTCATAGTGAGAGAGCGGTGCAAGCAGCCCGCGCCGCGCTCAATAATGCCGAAGTCGTATTGCGCGTCGGAAGATCTCCCTATGGCGATCCCTTTCTTACCTCGACCCTGTTGTCAGTGCGCTTACCGCTCTTTCCGCAACTAAAGGTCGAACTTACAAGCGGATTCTCGTGCGATTTAGTTCACGATGTTCTTTCGGGACGAGTAGATCTTGCGCTCGTGACGGAGCCTCCAGAGTCCCCAATGCTCACGATGACAAAAGTAGATGAAGCGCCGCTTTACATTGCTCTTTTGGAAGAGAACGAATTGGCGAAATTGCCGCAGTTGAGTATGAGTGATCTGAACCATGAAAATTGGATAATCTTCGGCCGCTCCGTCCATCCGCCTCTGTATGACCGTATCTTGCGGTTTGCTTCCGACCTGGCCATCCGGCCTCGGGACATGAACCACATCATGGTTCCCGAAGAGGCCTACCAACTTATTGCAGAAAAGAATGGGGTAGCATTGCTCTCGAAGACGGGCGCGCTCAAAAATGCGCGAGATGGCGTCACGATTCGCCCTCTTGTAGAACAACGGCTGATACTCAAAACCTTCCTGGCTTCGCGAGTGGACAATCAGTCGAAGTTAACCAGCGAGATCGTGCGAGCGTTTGGACGGAAGATGCGGACGCTTGATGGGGATCCCCAACTCAATCTTCCGATTTCTGCATGA
- a CDS encoding helix-turn-helix transcriptional regulator, with translation MPSTESLPALRLADVTTAPPDALTVPKSTTRKPPLGASTYGPLVSDPLLTVDDVARRLNVSKDWVWDHSSRKMPRLPVIRMGDGTLRYRASGIEDFISERERVSSLRSGRR, from the coding sequence ATGCCATCGACAGAATCCCTTCCGGCGCTTCGTTTAGCAGATGTTACGACCGCGCCACCCGATGCCTTGACCGTCCCGAAGAGCACGACTCGCAAGCCTCCGCTTGGGGCTTCCACCTATGGTCCGTTGGTGAGTGACCCATTGCTTACGGTGGATGATGTGGCCAGGCGGCTCAACGTTAGCAAAGACTGGGTATGGGATCACTCTTCGCGGAAGATGCCGCGACTCCCGGTCATCCGTATGGGAGACGGTACGCTACGATACCGCGCGAGCGGCATTGAAGACTTTATCAGCGAGCGAGAACGAGTCTCGTCGCTACGCTCGGGACGCCGGTAA
- a CDS encoding tyrosine-type recombinase/integrase, with the protein MGKTHQAGWVSLRGKMWYGYFRRRVLDPKTEENRVDIVCVQLGPKTRLTKSGAREALRMEVAKQTGQNLSGRVQKDSSTSFGWFVRNRYFPLRQGDWRPETAKEKMSQIELDLIGKFGELPLESIDRFMLQTHVNQLADRYCQDRVKQARSYLRSIFDEAIEQEFLLKDPTRKLKIPKNLRPKDKQILEWEQLWLILAHASRRDRLLLILDMTEALRPSELFVLRWRSFDNRNTLSLTETVYRRQIRPFGKTKKSLGKVHLPDGLAHELLLWKSESPDPSPDSFMFPNATGGFLDVGNYRYRVLKPLADKLGIPKLNFQVLRRTMATQAQNMGSVKDIQAHLRHAKADTTANEYMQALPESVQGMVGSMYLMLEKGGEEKNDSDDLQQNATKPRSEKPAKLLKGLVGTAGFEPTTSTV; encoded by the coding sequence ATGGGCAAAACGCACCAAGCGGGATGGGTCTCGCTGCGCGGAAAGATGTGGTACGGATACTTCCGCCGGCGGGTCCTCGATCCTAAAACCGAAGAGAACCGGGTTGATATCGTTTGCGTTCAGCTCGGTCCCAAAACGAGGCTTACGAAGTCCGGCGCGCGTGAAGCTCTCCGGATGGAGGTAGCCAAACAGACGGGCCAGAACCTCAGCGGGCGGGTCCAGAAGGATAGCTCGACGTCGTTCGGGTGGTTCGTTCGCAACCGGTATTTCCCCCTTCGACAGGGGGACTGGCGGCCGGAAACGGCGAAGGAAAAGATGTCGCAGATTGAGTTGGACTTGATCGGCAAATTCGGAGAACTTCCGCTTGAATCAATCGACCGATTCATGTTGCAGACGCATGTTAATCAACTAGCGGATCGTTACTGTCAGGACCGGGTCAAACAAGCTCGCTCCTACCTGCGATCAATCTTCGACGAAGCCATCGAACAGGAGTTTCTACTCAAGGACCCTACCCGAAAGCTGAAGATTCCCAAGAATCTCCGGCCGAAGGACAAACAGATCCTGGAGTGGGAACAACTTTGGCTGATTCTGGCTCACGCCTCACGTCGGGATCGACTGTTGCTGATCCTGGATATGACCGAGGCGCTTCGCCCCAGCGAGTTGTTCGTCTTGCGCTGGCGTTCGTTCGACAACCGTAATACGTTGTCGCTGACCGAAACCGTCTACCGGAGACAGATCCGTCCCTTCGGAAAGACCAAAAAGAGCCTCGGCAAAGTACACCTTCCGGACGGACTCGCGCATGAGCTTCTGCTCTGGAAGAGCGAGTCTCCCGATCCCTCTCCCGATTCGTTCATGTTTCCGAACGCGACAGGAGGATTCCTTGACGTGGGCAACTACCGCTATCGGGTTTTGAAACCCCTGGCGGACAAGCTGGGAATTCCGAAGCTGAACTTCCAGGTGCTACGCCGGACGATGGCTACACAGGCGCAGAACATGGGATCGGTGAAAGACATTCAGGCGCACCTCCGACATGCGAAGGCTGACACCACCGCCAACGAGTACATGCAGGCGCTCCCGGAGAGCGTTCAGGGGATGGTCGGCTCAATGTACCTAATGCTCGAAAAAGGAGGAGAGGAAAAAAACGATTCTGACGATTTGCAACAAAATGCAACAAAACCCCGAAGTGAAAAACCCGCTAAGTTGTTGAAAGGATTGGTGGGCACAGCAGGATTCGAACCTACGACTTCCACCGTGTGA